The Felis catus isolate Fca126 chromosome X, F.catus_Fca126_mat1.0, whole genome shotgun sequence genome includes a region encoding these proteins:
- the GPRASP1 gene encoding G-protein coupled receptor-associated sorting protein 1, with the protein MTGAEIEHAAQEKPEKKAEEEIGGGAERKNKVPLVVRPKVRTQAQVMPGVRPKSDVMVVSGAKPKAETMAVGVVHTKNEAKVIPGVRPTDKTPSWTMTEYDGEEMLKREGVSQTNSIAWPLVSTEFESVGKTKTLSMDKELISVDTDFFPVTKVKSQLGIQPLFGSEEKSNVGSWWCPMPTFKQEISHNCDFRTVDISCLNSWFWSGEEVSTKFHPRDRVKANARSRHKAKEEDMSRPNTNWEFYVSSAGSEDESIKTSWLWAREKANIWSMPKEETNNRSRFRSKKEVFESISGSECEDNVNSWLWAREEGKCRSKPRVRKGANVRARHRTKQEASIDFVSGSLDVVQKESWFWPGEKANNLSRPKFKKEAKARIMAKEKVKNKARAMAKPETRSKEEFLIGTWFWAAEESSIVGGASVKYSSQVEDDSIFGSWFWTEKEASIETDASSKSSPSTEEESIGNFILGSGEKASMETGAEATSKSMLEDYKENVIVGSCFWISEETNLEAEEETIFGSWFWVSDGASMEVDIRASCASRLRSEEEGVIGPWFWDGKEVDTEAEFGEARPGDEEESIFGSWFWAGNQAKMDSGAKVSCDTMPGAEEEPIIGSWFWNGIETCVGTEVSNKSTLKDKEEVIISSWFGTTEEVSIKYGTGARCKFMAEAEEINNESCFWDEEDPCIYTANGSRWKSRPEEEQDTVNSSFWSRKHTRPETIIGPWLQATEEVSTDDGTGEETNPLIEEETMITSWFWKGDETIRVATDKEESRPDAEEEDIIGSWFWAGEEDRLKTAEAREEDRLAAEEEAIVGSWFWTRKEIIRKEAGFCNKCSPEAKEEEAIVGSSFWAEKEASMEAGASFESMPVTEEEEITSSVLVGSWFGAEKDNSIEVGPQAIEESRSRTEEEITFGSWSCAAKEVSVEAETFCAFNPEDDEIIVESWFWSEEKAINETGTVVTCKTRPDNEEKAVFGSWFGAKDEANNRTDNGTNCETRTVDEEDDPIVGSWFWAGDEAHFESNPNPVFRAICRSRCSFEQEPDASHRPQSWEEVTVQFKPGPWGRVGFPSPIPFRFPKEAASMFFEMFGGKPKHMELNPEGEEQESLLQPDQPDPEFPFQYDPSYRSVREIREHLRARESAEPESWSCSCIQCELNIGSEEFEELLLLMDKIRDPFIHEISKIAMGMRSASQFTRDFIRDSGVVSLIETLLNYSSSRVRTSFLENMIHLAPPYPNLNMIQTYVCQMCEDTLSYSLDSPEQISGIRMIRHLTTTTDYHTLVAKYMSGFLSLLAMGNTRTRFHVLKILLNLSENPVMTKELLSAEAMSEFMGLFNRKETNDNTQVVLAMFENIGNNIKKEMVLFTDDDFSLEPLISAFHEVEEFARELQSKTNDQYDPEAGQ; encoded by the coding sequence ATGACTGGGGCCGAGATTGAACATGCTGCTCAGGAGAAGCCTGAAAAGAAGGCTGAAGAAgagattgggggtggggctgaaagaaagaataaagtccCACTGGTGGTCAGACCCAAGGTTAGAACCCAGGCACAGGTAATGCCTGGGGTAAGGCCTAAATCTGATGTCATGGTAGTAAGTGGGGCAAAGCCCAAAGCAGAAACCATGGCAGTAGGTGTGGTACATACTAAGAATGAGGCCAAGGTAATCCCTGGGGTGAGGCCTACAGATAAAACCCCTTCATGGACCATGACTGAATATGATGGTGAGGAGATgctgaagagagagggagtgtcCCAGACCAATTCCATAGCCTGGCCACTGGTCAGTACTGAGTTTGAGTCAGTTGGTAAAACGAAGACCTTATCTATGGATAAGGAACTGATCAGTGTGGACACTGATTTCTTTCCTGTCACCAAGGTCAAGTCCCAATTAGGAATACAGCCTTTGTTTGGGTCAGAGGAGAAGTCCAATGTGGGATCCTGGTGGTGCCCCATGCCTACATTCAAACAAGAGATCTCTCACAATTGTGATTTCAGAACGGTGGACATATCTTGTCTGAATTCCTGGTTCTGGAGTGGAGAAGAGGTCAGTACAAAGTTTCATCCTAGAGACAGGGTAAAGGCCAATGCCAGATCCAGGCACAAGGCCAAAGAAGAGGACATGTCTAGGCCCAATACCAACTGGGAGTTTTATGTGTCTAGTGCCGGCTCTGAGGATGAATCTATTAAGACATCCTGGCTCTGGGCCAGAGAAAAGGCTAATATCTGGTCCATGCCCAAGGAAGAGACCAATAACAGGTCCAGGTTTAGGTCCAAGAAAGAAGTCTTTGAGTCCATTTCTGGATCTGAATGTGAGGACAATGTGAATTCCTGGCTCTGGGCTAGAGAGGAGGGCAAATGCAGGTCTAAACCCAGAGTCAGGAAAGGGGCCAATGTCAGGGCCAGGCACAGGACCAAGCAAGAAGCTtccattgattttgtatctggaTCTTTAGATGTAGTCCAAAAAGAGTCCTGGTTCTGGCCTGGAGAAAAGGCTAATAACTTGTCAAGGCCCAAGTTCAAGAAAGAGGCCAAGGCCAGAATAATGGCAAAGGAAAAGGTCAAAAATAAGGCCAGAGCCATGGCCAAGCCAGAAACCAGGTCCAAAGAGGAGTTCCTCATTGGGACCTGGTTCTGGGCTGCAGAAGAATCCAGCATAGTAGGTGGGGCCAGTGTCAAGTACAGCTCTCAAGTGGAGGATGATTCCATTTTTGGCAGTTGGTTCTGGACTGAAAAAGAAGCCAGTATAGAGACTGATGCTAGCAGTAAATCCAGTCCAAGCACTGAGGAGGAATCTATTGGCAATTTCATCCTTGGGTCTGGGGAAAAGGCCAGTATGGAAACTGGGGCTGAGGCCACCTCCAAATCTATGCTAGAAGATTATAAAGAAAACGTCATTGTTGGTTCCTGTTTTTGGATTAGTGAAGAGACCAACCTAGAGGCTGAGGAAGAGACCATTTTTGggtcttggttttgggtcagtgATGGGGCCAGTATGGAAGTTGATATTAGAGCCAGCTGTGCATCCAGGCTAAGGTCTGAGGAAGAAGGGGTCATTGGTCCCTGGTTCTGGGATGGAAAAGAGGTTGATACAGAGGCTGAGTTTGGAGAAGCCAGGCCAGGAGATGAAGAAGAGTCAATATTTGGGTCCTGGTTTTGGGCTGGAAACCAGGCCAAGATGGATTCTGGGGCTAAAGTCAGTTGTGATACCatgccaggggctgaggaagaACCCATTATTGGGTCATGGTTctggaatggaatagaaacttGTGTGGGGACTGAGGTCAGCAACAAGTCTACCCTGAAGGACAAGGAGGAAGTTATTATATCATCTTGGTTTGGGACCACAGAAGAGGTCAGTATAAAGTATGGAACTGGTGCCAGATGCAAATTTATGGCAGAGGCTGAAGAGATCAATAATGAGTCTTGCTTCTGGGATGAAGAAGATCCCTGCATATATACTGCCAATGGAAGCAGGTGGAAGTCTAGGCCAGAGGAGGAACAGGACACTGTTAATTCATCGTTCTGGTCCAGGAAACACACAAGGCCAGAGACCATTATAGGGCCCTGGTTACAAGCTACAGAAGAGGTCAGTACAGATGATGGGACTGGAGAAGAGACCAACCCACTGATCGAGGAGGAGACCATGATCACATCCTGGTTCTGGAAAGGAGATGAAACCATTAGAGTGGCTACAGACAAAGAAGAATCCAGGCCAGATGCTGAGGAGGAGGACATTATTGGTTCTTGGTtctgggctggggaggaggacaggCTCAAGACAGCTGAAGCTAGAGAAGAGGACAGGCTGGCAGCTGAGGAGGAAGCTATTGTTGGGTCTTGGTTCTGGACCAGGAAAGAGATCATTAGGAAAGAGGCTGGCTTTTGCAACAAATGCAGTCCAGAGGCTAAAGAGGAGGAAGCCATTGTTGGGTCCTCGTTCTGGGCTGAAAAAGAGGCCAGTATGGAGGCAGGAGCCAGTTTCGAGTCCATGCCAGTGACTGAGGAAGAGGAAATCACTTCCTCAGTCCTGGTTGGGTCCTGGTTTGGAGCTGAAAAAGACAACAGTATAGAGGTTGGGCCTCAGGCAATAGAAGAGAGCAGGTCAAGGACTGAAGAAGAAATCACTTTTGGGTCCTGGTCCTGTGCTGCAAAAGAAGTCAGTGTAGAAGCAGAGACATTCTGTGCATTCAATCCAGAGGATGATGAGATAATTGTTGAGTCCTGGTTCTGGTCTGAAGAGAAGGCTATTAACGAGACTGGAACTGTTGTAACTTGTAAGACCAGGCCAGACAATGAGGAAAAGGCAGTTTTTGGGTCCTGGTTTGGAGCTAAAGATGAGGCCAATAACAGGACTGACAATGGGaccaactgtgagaccaggaCAGTAGATGAGGAGGATGATCCCATAGTGGGATCCTGGTTCTGGGCAGGAGATGAGGCCCATTTTGAATCAAACCCTAACCCTGTGTTCAGGGCCATTTGCAGGTCTAGGTGTTCATTTGAGCAGGAACCTGATGCTTCACACAGGCCCCAGAGCTGGGAAGAGGTCACTGTTCAGTTCAAGCCTGGTCCATGGGGTAGGGTTGGCTTCCCATCTCCAATACCCTTTAGATTTCCAAAAGAAGCAGCATCTATGTTCTTTGAAATGTTTGGAGGAAAGCCAAAGCACATGGAACTTAACCCAGAAGGGGAAGAGCAGGAATCTTTGCTTCAGCCTGATCAGCCTGATCCTGAGTTCCCATTTCAATATGATCCATCCTACAGGTCAGTCAGGGAAATTCGGGAACATCTTAGGGCCAGAGAGAGTGCAGAACCTGAGAGTTGGTCCTGCAGCTGCATACAGTGTGAGCTTAATATTGGTTCTGAAGAGTTTGAAGAACTCCTTTTATTAATGGACAAAATCCGAGATCCTTTTATTCATGAAATATCTAAAATCGCAATGGGTATGAGAAGTGCTTCTCAATTTACCCGAGATTTCATTCGGGATTCAGGTGTTGTCTCACTTATTGAAACCTTGCTCAATTATTCCTCCTCCCGAGTTAGGACAAGTTTTTTGGAAAACATGATTCACTTGGCTCCACCATATCCAAATCTAAACATGATTCAGACATATGTATGTCAAATGTGTGAAGATACCCTTTCTTATAGCTTAGATTCCCCTGAGCAAATTTCTGGAATAAGGATGATTAGACACCTCACTACAACTACTGACTATCACACACTGGTTGCCAAGTATATGTCAGGATTTCTCTCCTTACTAGCCATGGGCAATACCAGAACAAGGTTTCATGTTCTGAAAATACTACTGAATTTGTCTGAAAATCCTGTCATGACAAAAGAACTACTCAGTGCTGAAGCAATGTCAGAATTTATGGGCCTTTTTAACAGGAAAGAGACAAATGACAATACTCAAGTTGTTCTAGCAATGTTTGAGAATATTGGTAACAATATCAAAAAGGAGATGGTGTTGTTCACTGATGATGATTTCAGTCTTGAGCCACTTATTTCTGCATTCCATGAAGTTGAGGAGTTTGCTAGGGAactgcaaagcaaaacaaatgatcaaTATGACCCTGAAGCAGGCCAGTAA